Proteins encoded together in one Planctomycetia bacterium window:
- a CDS encoding Rieske 2Fe-2S domain-containing protein, whose product MTDYKMVQLTSALPPVPPCIASIPPSAPRRSFLRWITGLCGTVASAVLGLPLVGYFLARRKREVAWVSLGSIEDFPVNETRMIMFDSPLRQPWDGMTAHTGVYVRYEGRDEQSVDRFLVLAVNCAHLGCPVSWFPQSGLFMCPCHGGVYHANGERASGPPPRGMFHCVWRIQDGRLQVQAPHYPTLQDTLDGTV is encoded by the coding sequence ATGACGGACTACAAGATGGTACAACTCACATCCGCTCTGCCGCCGGTGCCGCCGTGCATCGCATCGATTCCGCCGTCTGCTCCGCGCCGCTCCTTCCTGCGCTGGATCACCGGCCTTTGCGGCACCGTGGCAAGCGCGGTCTTAGGGCTACCGCTGGTCGGCTACTTTCTCGCGCGACGAAAACGAGAAGTCGCCTGGGTCAGCCTAGGCTCGATCGAAGACTTCCCGGTGAACGAAACGCGCATGATTATGTTCGATAGCCCGTTGCGGCAGCCGTGGGACGGCATGACGGCGCACACCGGTGTTTATGTCCGCTACGAAGGTCGCGACGAACAGTCCGTCGACCGGTTCTTGGTGTTGGCCGTGAATTGCGCGCATCTCGGTTGCCCGGTATCGTGGTTTCCGCAATCGGGCCTGTTCATGTGTCCGTGTCATGGCGGCGTTTACCATGCGAACGGAGAACGTGCGTCGGGCCCTCCGCCGCGCGGAATGTTTCACTGTGTCTGGCGCATTCAAGACGGTCGACTCCAGGTTCAAGCCCCGCACTACCCAACGTTGCAAGACACGCTCGACGGCACGGTCTAA